One segment of Streptomyces bathyalis DNA contains the following:
- a CDS encoding ABC transporter ATP-binding protein — protein MGSGRALEVVGLVKRYGSKTAVDGLGLSVPYGTVTALLGPNGAGKTTTVETCEGYLRPDGGTVRVLGLDPVAQASRLRPRIGVMLQSGGVYSGARAEEMLAHMAGLYANPLNTDALVDTLGLDSCGRTPYRRLSGGQQQRLSLAMAVVGRPELVFLDEPTAGLDPQARRATWDLVRSLRNDGVTVVLTTHHMDEAEELADDVVIIDGGRIVAQGSPDELCRGGAENSLRFTGRPGLDLASLLKALPDNSAAAELVPGGYRVTGTVDPQLLATVTSWCAQHGVMPDRISVERRTLEDVFLELTGKELRS, from the coding sequence ATGGGAAGCGGTAGGGCCCTCGAGGTCGTGGGCCTGGTGAAGCGGTACGGCAGCAAGACGGCGGTCGACGGTCTCGGCCTGTCCGTCCCGTACGGCACGGTCACGGCACTCCTCGGGCCCAACGGCGCGGGGAAGACCACCACCGTCGAGACGTGTGAGGGCTACCTCAGACCGGACGGCGGCACAGTCCGTGTCCTCGGGCTCGACCCGGTCGCCCAGGCGTCGCGGCTGCGTCCCCGCATCGGCGTGATGCTGCAGAGCGGCGGCGTGTACTCGGGCGCGCGTGCCGAGGAGATGCTGGCCCACATGGCCGGCCTCTACGCCAACCCGCTCAACACCGACGCACTCGTGGACACCCTCGGCCTCGACAGCTGCGGCCGCACGCCCTACCGGCGCCTCTCGGGCGGTCAGCAGCAGCGGCTCTCGCTGGCCATGGCCGTCGTGGGACGCCCCGAACTGGTCTTCCTCGACGAGCCGACCGCCGGACTCGACCCGCAGGCGCGCCGCGCCACATGGGACCTGGTGCGGTCGCTGCGCAACGACGGCGTCACCGTCGTGCTCACGACGCACCACATGGACGAGGCCGAGGAGCTCGCCGACGACGTCGTCATCATCGACGGCGGCCGGATCGTCGCCCAGGGCTCACCCGACGAGCTGTGCCGCGGGGGCGCCGAGAACTCCCTGCGCTTCACGGGACGCCCCGGCCTCGATCTGGCCTCGCTGCTCAAGGCACTCCCCGACAACTCCGCCGCCGCCGAACTCGTCCCCGGCGGCTACCGCGTCACCGGCACCGTCGACCCGCAGCTGCTGGCCACGGTTACCTCTTGGTGCGCGCAGCACGGCGTCATGCCCGACCGCATCTCGGTCGAGCGCCGCACCCTCGAGGACGTCTTCCTCGAACTCACAGGCAAGGAGCTTCGTTCGTGA
- a CDS encoding helix-turn-helix transcriptional regulator translates to MKKTAEGHETRSAAGAAADGPFVSGPAGQSGAPGGHDEQHGTRNRVARSILDHGPSTAAELALRLELTQAAVRRHLDSLVGEGVVEPREKRVYGSRGRGRPAKVFALTDCGRDAFEQDYDNLAADALRWIAQSAGGGERGDAAVADFARARVAAQAEQYRRELERVPPEERTRALAEALTKDGYAATARSAPASAGGTAAGEQLCQHHCPVAHTAEQFPQLCEAETEVFSRLLGTHVQRLATIAHGDGVCTTFVPQSHPLPPAGRPGGSSAGGHRGGSPSQPRNVTETRSTTTGSPAGETPSKTSKNASKTDNSRTKASNATTAPANTAGRNPA, encoded by the coding sequence GTGAAAAAGACGGCTGAGGGACACGAGACGCGATCGGCGGCCGGAGCGGCCGCCGACGGCCCGTTCGTGTCCGGTCCGGCCGGCCAGTCCGGAGCCCCCGGAGGCCATGACGAGCAGCACGGTACGCGTAACAGGGTGGCCCGATCGATCCTCGACCACGGGCCGTCCACCGCCGCCGAGCTGGCGCTGCGCCTGGAACTCACCCAGGCGGCCGTCCGCCGCCACCTCGACTCGCTCGTGGGAGAAGGAGTCGTCGAACCGCGCGAGAAGCGGGTCTACGGCTCGCGAGGCAGGGGCCGGCCCGCCAAGGTCTTCGCGCTCACCGACTGCGGCCGGGACGCCTTCGAACAGGACTACGACAATCTGGCCGCTGACGCCCTGCGCTGGATAGCGCAGAGTGCCGGCGGCGGAGAGCGTGGCGACGCCGCTGTGGCGGACTTCGCGCGGGCCCGCGTGGCCGCACAGGCCGAGCAGTACAGACGCGAACTGGAGCGGGTGCCGCCCGAGGAGCGCACACGGGCGCTGGCCGAGGCACTGACCAAGGACGGGTACGCTGCCACTGCGCGCAGTGCGCCCGCCTCCGCCGGGGGTACGGCCGCCGGCGAGCAGCTCTGCCAGCACCACTGCCCGGTGGCGCACACCGCGGAGCAGTTCCCGCAGCTGTGCGAGGCGGAGACGGAGGTCTTCTCCCGCCTGCTCGGCACGCACGTCCAGCGGCTGGCGACGATCGCCCACGGCGACGGGGTGTGCACGACCTTCGTCCCGCAGAGCCATCCCCTCCCTCCGGCGGGGAGACCCGGTGGGTCTTCCGCCGGTGGACACCGAGGCGGATCCCCGTCGCAGCCCAGGAACGTCACAGAGACCCGCAGCACGACCACCGGCAGCCCCGCCGGTGAGACCCCGAGCAAGACGAGCAAGAACGCAAGCAAGACCGACAACAGCAGGACCAAGGCGAGCAACGCCACCACCGCACCTGCGAACACCGCCGGGAGGAACCCCGCATGA
- the sufB gene encoding Fe-S cluster assembly protein SufB, translating into MTSPTETAHPELEGLGKYEYGWADSDTAGATAKRGLSDEVVRDISDKKNEPEWMLKLRLKGHRLFEKKPMPNWGSDLSGIDFDNIKYFVRSTEKQAQTWDDLPEDIKNTYDKLGIPEAEKQRLVAGVAAQYESEVVYHQIREDLEQQGVLFLDTDTALREHPEIFQEHFGTVIPPGDNKFAALNTAVWSGGSFIYVPPGVHVDIPLQAYFRINTENMGQFERTLIIVDENAYVHYVEGCTAPIYNSDSLHSAVVEIIVKKGGRCRYTTIQNWSNNVYNLVTKRAVAYEGATMEWVDGNLGSKVTMKYPAVYLMGEHAKGETLSVAFAGEGQHQDAGAKMVHMAPRTSSNIVSKSVARSGGRTSYRGLIEIAEGAEGSKSNVLCDALLVDTISRSDTYPYVDVREDDVTMGHEATVSKVSDDQLFYLMSRGLSEDEAMAMIVRGFVEPIAKELPMEYALELNRLIELQMEGAVG; encoded by the coding sequence ATGACCTCTCCTACGGAGACTGCTCACCCGGAGCTTGAGGGACTGGGCAAGTACGAGTACGGCTGGGCCGACTCCGACACGGCCGGTGCCACCGCGAAGCGTGGCCTCTCCGACGAGGTCGTCCGCGACATCTCGGACAAGAAGAACGAGCCGGAGTGGATGCTCAAGCTCCGCCTCAAGGGGCACAGGCTCTTCGAGAAGAAGCCCATGCCGAACTGGGGCTCGGACCTGTCGGGCATCGACTTCGACAACATCAAGTACTTCGTGCGTTCCACGGAGAAGCAGGCCCAGACCTGGGACGACCTGCCCGAGGACATCAAGAACACCTACGACAAGCTCGGCATCCCCGAGGCGGAGAAGCAGCGCCTCGTCGCCGGTGTCGCGGCGCAGTACGAGTCCGAGGTCGTCTACCACCAGATCCGTGAGGACCTGGAGCAGCAGGGCGTCCTCTTCCTGGACACCGACACGGCGCTGCGCGAGCACCCGGAGATCTTCCAGGAGCACTTCGGCACCGTCATCCCGCCCGGTGACAACAAGTTCGCCGCGCTCAACACCGCCGTGTGGTCGGGCGGTTCGTTCATCTACGTGCCGCCGGGCGTGCACGTCGACATCCCGCTCCAGGCCTACTTCCGCATCAACACCGAGAACATGGGCCAGTTCGAGCGGACGCTGATCATCGTCGACGAGAACGCCTACGTGCACTACGTCGAGGGCTGCACGGCTCCGATCTACAACTCGGACTCGCTGCACTCCGCCGTCGTCGAGATCATCGTCAAGAAGGGCGGCCGCTGCCGCTACACGACGATCCAGAACTGGTCGAACAACGTCTACAACCTGGTCACCAAGCGTGCGGTGGCCTACGAGGGCGCGACCATGGAGTGGGTCGACGGCAACCTCGGCTCGAAGGTCACCATGAAGTACCCGGCCGTCTACCTGATGGGTGAACACGCCAAGGGCGAGACGCTCTCGGTCGCCTTCGCGGGTGAGGGCCAGCACCAGGACGCCGGCGCGAAGATGGTCCACATGGCGCCGCGCACGTCCTCCAACATCGTCTCCAAGTCGGTGGCCCGCAGCGGTGGCCGTACGTCCTACCGCGGTCTGATCGAGATCGCCGAGGGCGCCGAGGGGTCGAAGTCCAACGTGCTGTGCGACGCGCTGCTCGTGGACACGATCTCCCGGTCGGACACCTATCCGTACGTCGACGTCCGCGAGGACGACGTGACGATGGGCCACGAGGCCACCGTCTCCAAGGTCAGCGACGACCAGCTCTTCTACCTGATGAGCCGTGGTCTGTCCGAGGACGAGGCGATGGCGATGATCGTCCGCGGCTTCGTCGAGCCCATCGCGAAGGAGCTCCCGATGGAGTACGCGCTGGAGCTCAACAGGCTCATCGAGCTGCAGATGGAGGGCGCGGTCGGCTGA
- the sufD gene encoding Fe-S cluster assembly protein SufD, protein MAEAQNSPKDVVQGGPPPVGSNTTGSIAVAAESTVATRMSAPPSFDVADFPVPHGREEEWRFTPIERLRGLHDGTAEASGSLKVEVDAPEGVTVETVGRDDSRVGRAGKPVDRVAAQAFSSFEKAAVVTVPKEAVLKDPVRVSLHGEGGVSYGHTVFEVKEFAEAVIVIDHTGDAVRAANVEFVVGDGAKLTVVSVQDWDDSAVHCSQHNALVGRDATFKSVVVTFGGDVVRLHPRVNYAGPGGEAEFYGLFFTDNGQHQEHRLFVDHDRPNCRSNVVYKGALQGAEAHAVWIGDVLIRAAATGTDTYELNRNLVLTDGARVDSVPNLEIETGEIVGAGHASATGRFDDEQLFYLQARGIPEQEARRLVVRGFFAELVQQIGLPDVEKRLIEKIEAELEASV, encoded by the coding sequence ATGGCTGAGGCTCAGAACTCCCCCAAGGACGTCGTCCAGGGGGGACCCCCGCCGGTCGGTTCGAACACCACCGGATCCATTGCGGTGGCAGCTGAGTCCACCGTCGCCACCCGGATGAGTGCACCGCCCTCCTTCGACGTGGCGGACTTCCCCGTGCCGCACGGCAGGGAGGAGGAGTGGCGCTTCACACCGATCGAGCGGCTCAGGGGGCTGCACGACGGTACGGCCGAGGCGTCGGGCTCGCTCAAGGTCGAGGTCGACGCGCCGGAAGGCGTGACGGTGGAGACCGTCGGACGCGACGACTCACGGGTCGGCCGGGCGGGGAAGCCGGTCGACCGGGTCGCCGCGCAGGCGTTCTCCTCCTTCGAGAAGGCCGCGGTCGTCACCGTGCCCAAGGAGGCCGTGCTGAAGGACCCGGTGCGGGTCTCCCTGCACGGTGAGGGCGGCGTCAGCTACGGGCACACGGTCTTCGAGGTCAAGGAGTTCGCCGAGGCGGTCATCGTCATCGACCACACCGGCGACGCGGTGCGGGCCGCCAACGTCGAGTTCGTCGTCGGCGACGGCGCCAAGCTGACCGTCGTCTCCGTGCAGGACTGGGACGATTCGGCGGTCCACTGCTCCCAGCACAACGCGCTGGTGGGCAGGGACGCCACCTTCAAGTCGGTCGTCGTCACCTTCGGCGGTGACGTCGTCCGCCTCCACCCCCGCGTCAACTACGCGGGCCCCGGCGGCGAGGCCGAGTTCTACGGCCTGTTCTTCACGGACAACGGCCAGCATCAGGAGCACCGCCTCTTCGTCGACCACGACAGGCCCAACTGCCGAAGCAACGTGGTCTACAAGGGCGCCCTGCAGGGTGCCGAGGCGCACGCGGTGTGGATCGGCGACGTGCTGATCCGCGCGGCAGCCACCGGCACCGACACCTACGAGCTGAACCGCAACCTCGTCCTGACGGACGGCGCGCGGGTCGACTCGGTGCCCAACCTCGAGATCGAGACCGGTGAGATCGTGGGGGCGGGCCACGCCTCGGCCACCGGCCGGTTCGACGACGAGCAGCTGTTCTACCTCCAGGCCCGGGGCATCCCGGAGCAGGAGGCGCGGCGGCTGGTCGTGCGGGGCTTCTTCGCCGAACTCGTCCAGCAGATCGGTCTGCCGGACGTGGAGAAGCGCCTCATCGAGAAGATCGAGGCGGAGCTGGAGGCGTCCGTATGA
- a CDS encoding non-heme iron oxygenase ferredoxin subunit: MSGEGFVRVAALGELEEDTPKRVELEGVPVALVHTEGEVFAVNDICSHANVSLSEGEVEDCQIECWLHGSSFDLRTGKPSGLPATRPIPVYPVRIEGDGPDAAVLVSVTQES, encoded by the coding sequence ATGAGCGGCGAAGGCTTCGTGCGCGTCGCGGCACTCGGCGAGCTGGAGGAGGACACCCCCAAGAGGGTGGAACTCGAAGGCGTGCCGGTCGCCCTCGTCCACACGGAGGGAGAGGTGTTCGCGGTCAACGACATCTGCTCGCACGCGAACGTCTCACTGTCCGAGGGCGAGGTCGAGGACTGCCAGATCGAGTGCTGGCTGCACGGCTCCAGTTTCGACCTGCGTACGGGCAAGCCCTCCGGCCTGCCCGCGACCCGGCCCATCCCCGTATACCCCGTACGAATCGAAGGCGACGGCCCCGATGCGGCCGTGCTCGTCTCCGTCACACAGGAGTCCTGA
- the sufC gene encoding Fe-S cluster assembly ATPase SufC: MATLEINDLHVSVDTENGPNEILRGVDLTVKQGETHAIMGPNGSGKSTLAYSLAGHPKYAITGGSVKLDGEDVLEMTPDERARAGVFLAMQYPVEVPGVSVSNFLRTSATALRGEAPKLRLWVKEVKEAMERLQIDPSFAERNVNEGFSGGEKKRHEILQLELLKPKIAILDETDSGLDVDALRVVSEGVNRVRENGEVGTMLITHYTRILRYIKPDHVHVFAKGRIAESGGPELADKLEEEGYEAYVKGGAAS, translated from the coding sequence ATGGCAACGCTTGAGATCAACGACCTGCACGTCTCCGTCGACACCGAGAACGGTCCGAACGAGATCCTGCGCGGAGTCGACCTGACTGTGAAGCAGGGCGAGACGCACGCGATCATGGGGCCGAACGGTTCCGGCAAGTCCACGCTCGCCTACTCCCTCGCGGGTCACCCCAAGTACGCGATCACCGGCGGCTCGGTGAAGCTGGACGGCGAGGACGTCCTCGAGATGACCCCGGACGAGCGCGCCCGCGCCGGCGTCTTCCTCGCCATGCAATACCCGGTCGAGGTGCCCGGTGTCTCCGTCTCCAACTTCCTGCGCACGTCGGCCACGGCGCTGCGCGGCGAGGCCCCCAAGCTGAGGCTTTGGGTGAAGGAGGTCAAGGAGGCCATGGAGCGCCTCCAGATCGACCCGTCCTTCGCCGAGAGGAACGTCAACGAGGGCTTCTCCGGCGGTGAGAAGAAGCGGCACGAGATCCTCCAGCTGGAGCTCCTCAAGCCGAAGATCGCGATCCTCGACGAGACCGACTCCGGCCTCGACGTGGACGCGCTGCGGGTGGTCTCCGAAGGCGTCAACCGCGTCCGTGAGAACGGCGAGGTCGGCACCATGCTGATCACCCACTACACGCGCATCCTGCGCTACATCAAGCCCGACCACGTGCACGTCTTCGCCAAGGGCCGGATCGCCGAGTCCGGCGGTCCGGAGCTGGCCGACAAGCTGGAGGAAGAGGGCTACGAGGCATACGTGAAGGGGGGCGCCGCTTCGTGA
- a CDS encoding cysteine desulfurase, with amino-acid sequence MTLPGLLDTEAIRKDFPILDRTVHGGQKLVYLDNAATSQKPRQVLDAMSDYNERHNANVHRGVHVLAEEATALYEGARDKVAAFINAPSRDEVVFTKNASESLNLVANMLGWADEPYRVEHDTEIVITEMEHHSNIVPWQLLSQRTGAKLKWFGLTDDGRLDLSAIDEVITEKTKVVSFTLVSNIMGTINPVEAIVRRAQQVGALVVVDASQAAPHMVLDVQAIQADFVAFTGHKMCGPTGIGVLWGRQELLDDLPPFLGGGEMIETVTMHSSTYAPAPHKFEAGTPPIAQAVGLGAAVDYLSSIGMDRIQEHEHALTAYAVDRLSQIPDLRFIGPTTAEDRGAAISFTLGDIHPHDVGQVLDEQGIAVRVGHHCARPVCLRYGIPATTRASFYLYSMPAEVDALAEGVEHVRNFFA; translated from the coding sequence CTGACGCTTCCGGGTCTGCTCGACACCGAGGCGATCCGCAAGGACTTCCCGATCCTGGACCGCACGGTCCACGGCGGGCAGAAGCTCGTGTACCTGGACAACGCGGCGACCTCGCAGAAGCCGCGCCAGGTGCTGGACGCGATGAGCGACTACAACGAGCGGCACAACGCCAACGTCCACCGCGGCGTCCACGTCCTGGCCGAGGAGGCGACGGCGCTGTACGAGGGTGCGCGCGACAAGGTCGCGGCGTTCATCAACGCGCCCAGCCGTGACGAGGTCGTCTTCACCAAGAACGCCTCGGAGTCGCTCAACCTCGTGGCCAACATGCTGGGCTGGGCGGACGAGCCCTACCGGGTGGAGCACGACACCGAGATCGTCATCACGGAGATGGAACACCACTCCAACATCGTTCCCTGGCAGCTGCTTTCGCAGCGCACGGGCGCGAAGCTGAAGTGGTTCGGTCTCACCGACGACGGCCGGCTGGACCTGTCCGCGATCGACGAGGTCATCACCGAGAAGACCAAGGTCGTCTCCTTCACCCTCGTCTCCAACATCATGGGCACCATCAACCCGGTCGAGGCCATCGTCCGGCGTGCCCAGCAGGTCGGCGCCCTCGTCGTCGTGGACGCCTCGCAGGCGGCTCCGCACATGGTGCTGGACGTGCAGGCGATCCAGGCCGACTTCGTCGCCTTCACCGGGCACAAGATGTGCGGTCCGACGGGCATCGGCGTGCTGTGGGGACGGCAGGAGCTGCTGGACGACCTGCCTCCCTTCCTCGGCGGCGGCGAGATGATCGAGACGGTCACGATGCACTCGTCGACCTACGCGCCCGCCCCGCACAAGTTCGAGGCGGGGACGCCTCCGATCGCTCAGGCGGTCGGTCTCGGCGCCGCGGTCGACTACCTCTCGTCCATCGGCATGGACCGCATCCAGGAGCACGAGCACGCGCTGACCGCGTACGCCGTGGACAGGCTGAGCCAGATCCCCGATCTGCGCTTCATCGGTCCCACGACGGCGGAGGACCGGGGCGCGGCGATCTCCTTCACCCTCGGGGACATCCACCCGCACGACGTGGGCCAGGTCCTCGACGAGCAGGGCATCGCCGTCCGCGTCGGACACCACTGCGCACGGCCCGTCTGTCTGCGGTACGGAATTCCTGCGACCACGCGGGCGTCGTTCTATCTGTACTCCATGCCGGCCGAGGTGGATGCCTTGGCCGAGGGCGTGGAACACGTACGGAACTTCTTCGCCTAG
- the sufU gene encoding Fe-S cluster assembly sulfur transfer protein SufU codes for MKLDSMYQEVILDHYKNPHGKGLREGDAEVHHVNPTCGDEITLRVRYDGETIRDVSYEGQGCSISQASASVLNELLVGKELGQARTIQETFLELMQSRGQVEPDDAMEDVLEDAVAFAGVSKYPARVKCALLSWMAWKDATAQALGEDSVKEKTA; via the coding sequence GTGAAGCTGGACTCCATGTACCAGGAAGTGATCCTGGACCACTACAAGAACCCCCACGGCAAGGGCCTGCGGGAGGGCGACGCGGAGGTGCACCACGTCAACCCCACGTGCGGTGACGAGATCACCCTGCGTGTGCGCTACGACGGGGAGACGATCCGCGACGTCAGCTACGAGGGCCAGGGCTGCTCCATCAGCCAGGCCAGCGCCTCCGTGCTCAACGAGCTGCTGGTCGGCAAGGAGCTCGGCCAGGCGCGGACCATCCAGGAGACCTTTCTGGAGCTGATGCAGTCCAGGGGACAGGTCGAGCCTGACGACGCCATGGAGGACGTGCTGGAGGACGCCGTCGCTTTCGCCGGGGTCTCGAAGTACCCGGCGCGCGTCAAGTGTGCTCTGCTGAGCTGGATGGCATGGAAGGACGCCACCGCCCAGGCGCTGGGCGAGGACTCGGTAAAGGAGAAGACCGCATGA
- a CDS encoding metal-sulfur cluster assembly factor yields MTETTAKPASEDEVREALLDVVDPELGIDVVNLGLIYGVHIDDSNIATIDMTLTSAACPLTDVIEDQAKSATEGIVDELKINWVWMPPWGPDKITDDGREQLRALGFNV; encoded by the coding sequence ATGACCGAGACCACCGCGAAGCCCGCGAGCGAGGACGAGGTCCGTGAGGCTCTGCTCGACGTGGTCGACCCGGAGCTGGGCATCGACGTCGTCAACCTGGGCCTGATCTACGGGGTCCACATCGACGACTCGAACATCGCCACGATCGACATGACGCTCACCTCGGCGGCCTGTCCGCTCACGGACGTCATCGAGGACCAGGCGAAGTCCGCGACCGAAGGCATCGTGGACGAGCTGAAGATCAACTGGGTCTGGATGCCCCCGTGGGGCCCGGACAAGATCACCGACGACGGCCGCGAGCAGCTGCGGGCACTCGGCTTCAACGTCTGA
- a CDS encoding VOC family protein — MAVSLHHIIVDAHDLPNLARFWCRVLDWQVLSEKEREVIIGTAPSAPTGICFMPVTEEKTVKNRLHLDLAPDDQAAEVERLIGLGARPVDVGQGDQRSWVVLADPEGNEFCVLRPRKNLVEFVD; from the coding sequence ATGGCCGTTTCTTTGCACCACATCATCGTCGATGCCCACGACCTGCCGAACCTGGCCCGGTTCTGGTGCCGCGTACTGGACTGGCAGGTGCTCTCCGAGAAGGAGCGCGAGGTCATCATCGGCACGGCTCCGTCGGCGCCCACGGGCATCTGCTTCATGCCGGTGACGGAGGAGAAGACCGTCAAGAACCGGCTGCACCTCGACCTCGCCCCCGACGACCAGGCGGCAGAGGTCGAGCGCCTCATCGGGCTCGGCGCCCGCCCCGTCGACGTCGGGCAGGGCGATCAGAGGTCGTGGGTGGTGCTGGCCGACCCCGAGGGCAACGAGTTCTGCGTGCTGCGGCCGCGCAAGAACCTGGTGGAATTCGTGGACTGA